One genomic region from Ptychodera flava strain L36383 chromosome 5, AS_Pfla_20210202, whole genome shotgun sequence encodes:
- the LOC139133003 gene encoding replication termination factor 2-like isoform X2: protein MGCDGGTIPKRDELVRLKKKPEQKDKDMDLVAKWCLCAISQEPLVQPIVACELGRLYNKESVLEYLLDKSTSENAQHIRNLKDVKVLQLTDNPAYGDGQGADKGDAYIDRQKSRYICPVSGLEMNGRHRFCYLTKCGCVFSERALKEVKSDVCHKCGVAYTPGEEIILNGSEEEVDVLREKMEERRAKAKAEKKAKKAAKHKLAADQASTSSSADKASTSSASQAHSPKDARNGSKSLFMVSDVSCYESQEVNCRSLKQ, encoded by the exons ATGGGATGCGACGGAGGAACTATTCCAAAGCGAGATGAGCTGGTCCGATTGAAGAAAAAACCAGAGCAG AAAGACAAAGACATGGATTTGGTTGCTAAGTGGTGTTTATGTGCAATCTCTCAGGAACCACTTGTACAGCCTATTGTGGCTTGTGAGTTAGGCAG gcTCTACAATAAGGAATCAGTTCTGGAATATCTCTTGGACAAATCCACCAGTGAAAATGCACAGCACATCAGGAACCTGAAG GACGTGAAAGTGCTTCAGTTGACAGACAACCCAGCCTACGGAGACGGGCAGGGTGCCGATAAAGGTGATGCATACATTGACAGACAGAAATCACGCTATATATGCCCCGTCAGTGGTCTTGAAATGAACGGAAGACACAG ATTTTGTTACCTCACCAAATGTGGATGTGTTTTCTCAGAGAGAGCGCTGAAAGAAGTCAAATCAGATGTTTGTCATAag TGTGGGGTAGCGTATACTCCTGGTGAAGAAATCATCTTGAACGGCAGCGAAGAGGAAGTGGATGTATTGAGAGAGAAGATGGAAGAGAGGAGAGCAAAGGCCAAAGCAGAAAAG aaagctaaaaaagccgcaaaacacaaACTTGCAGCAGATCAAGCAAGTACTTCATCAAGTGCAGACAAAGCCAGCACATCATCAGCCTCCCAGG CCCACTCGCCCAAGGATGCAAGGAATGGatcaaaatcattattcatGGTTTCAGATGTCAGTTGCTATGAATCTCAGGAGGTCAATTGCAGGTCACTGAAGCAGTGA
- the LOC139132997 gene encoding uncharacterized protein has protein sequence MASGHKELKTSQAVHMATTMLDILPVESLDLPAGELIHRNIFIYKNGQQILVRGGIAPHVMRKEFKLFMQDYALSFLESLPIQYHQLDTKHAISSLKNMRPYTDVDVEELHTLNTTVLVDEIEQPLKRKQDLLKLWMMLLDIPQLKTYTSKQAILAPGDWPVWYFGKKIIASFSDNDTSIPTEILSFVPTVGQFHITLNASRDIVISARFFFQLLCNGVFDKRFILAKSPKPYKVSLCIYLAFSGWIRIRRYVISKLTMCKSVEVQFMLYLLDELIPLVYFHYPVFVQGKDRNMLLKVLKRLEIYFIISNRHHYNKSLLSLLSDDLYHSSHLPGYNHLTQNHQHIITEKKVELFHSSLRHHIQPHDDGITIQRQAHMLHHTKHNTLIRDFLQHHNHGKDDHDLTLLAGRSAETLLDIINQVMQSAAEHEQHTEVNSTTYHLPTFNTDITAKCLPLGFRWSYHHRPSEDLICDSPNCSISSSTNLSKRLTCGHTFHITCLSQSGCPICSPLLTAEVVHLSNSWNETIIKDIYSQPSNESTETTDSDTLPTSCRIHDIQYYLT, from the exons ATGGCCTCTGGACACAAGGAACTGAAAACCAGTCAGGCTGTACATATGGCAACAACAATGCTGGATATCTTGCCTGTAGAGTCACTCGATCTGCCAGCTGGTGAATTAATACACAG AAATATATTTATCTATAAAAATGGACAGCAGATACTTGTGAGAGGAGGAATAGCACCCCATGTCATGCGAAAGGAATTCAAATTGTTCATGCAAGACTATGCTTTGAGTTTCCTTGAGAGTCTCCCGATACAATATCACCAACTGGATACAAAACATGCCATCTCTTCCCTTAAGAACATGAG ACCATACACTGATGTTGATGTGGAAGAACTCCATACTCTAAATACCACTGTACTGGTTGACGAGATTGAGCAGCCACTCAAGAGAAAACAAGATCTTCTCAAACTGTGGATGATGCTTCTTGATATCCCACAGCTGAAGACATATACCTCAAAGCAAGCTATTTTAGCACCTGGTGACTGGCCAGTGTGGtactttggtaaaaaaataatagCTTCATTCAGTGATAATGATACAAGTATTCCCACAGAAATACTTTCCTTTGTACCAACTGTTGGTCAATTTCATATCACTTTAAACGCTTCTCGTGATATTGTCATATCTGCAAGATTTTTCTTCCAGTTACTCTGCAATGGGGTTTTTGATAAACGTTTCATTTTAGCAAAATCTCCAAAACCTTACAAAGTGTCACTTTGTATATATTTGGCTTTCAGTGGATGGATTCGCATTCGTCGTTATGTGATCAGCAAATTAACAATGTGTAAATCTGTGGAAGTCCAGTTTATGCTTTATCTTCTAGATGAATTAATTCCCCTTGTATATTTCCATTATCCTGTATTTGTTCAAGGTAAAGACCGAAACATGCTTCTCAAAGTGCTAAAGCGGTTAGAAATATACTTTATAATATCCAATAGACACCATTATAACAAGTCTCTTCTTAGCTTACTTTCTGATGACCTCTATCACTCATCCCATTTACCTGGCTATAATCATCTTACACAAAATCACCAACACATCATCActgagaagaaagttgaactatTTCATTCATCACTAAGACACCACATACAGCCTCACGATGACGGCATCACCATACAAAGACAAGCACATATGCTACACCACACAAAACATAACACTCTCATTCGAGACTTCTTGCAACACCATAACCATGGTAAAGATGACCATGACCTCACACTGTTAGCTGGCAGAAGTGCCGAgacacttcttgatattatcaaTCAGGTAATGCAGTCTGCAGCTGAACATGAACAACATACAGAAGTCAACAGCACCACATATCATCTTCCAACTTTCAACACAGACATCACAGCAAAGTGCCTTCCACTTGGATTCAGATGGTCCTACCATCATCGGCCAAGTGAAGATCTCATTTGTGATAGTCCGAACTGCTCTATCTCTTCCTCTACCAATCTTTCAAAACGCCTCACTTGTGGCCACACCTTTCACATAACTTGCTTATCTCAAAGCGGCTGTCCAATATGTTCTCCTCTGCTAACTGCTGAAGTTGTCCACTTGTCTAACAGCTGGAATGAAACCATCATCAAAGATATATACAGCCAGCCTTCTAATGAATCCACTGAAACAACTGACAGTGACACTCTACCAACGTCTTGCAGAATACATGACATACAATATTACCTAACATAG